In the genome of Taurinivorans muris, one region contains:
- a CDS encoding peptidase U32 family protein, with translation MLKRPELLIPAGGPEQLETALLYGADAVYLSGNELSLRAKCDGFSLEELRLGVQKAHAVKAKVYYCLNAMPYDRQLGDVVGMLKALPETGVDALIIADPGVLWLAKKHCPDLEIHLSTQAHSVNSAAVEFWKETGVQRINLARELGKDDMTNIIRQFPDMEFEIFVHGAMCLALSGHCLMSAWINKRPANLGQCTQPCRFEYRGKKFNEISLTVEERQRQGEDCWDIEQGSDFSAIFAPSDLCLVPFMDELVTMQPASLKIEGRTKSPSYVAQVTDIYRTALDLACQKQGIEPKFQPKRDIGKEEFMLELFNSSGKNPRPLSTGFFLPERKDRKAPADYVPRPIVARLGKEIKPLFYEVDVRSTWSNEKNASLLLPCMERPRIDRSGYTLYNHAQKQVDTLHPGLKGYIRFSEDPELPPLPENIFIRA, from the coding sequence ATGCTCAAAAGACCTGAACTCTTAATCCCAGCCGGCGGACCGGAACAATTGGAAACAGCCCTTCTTTACGGTGCCGACGCCGTATATTTAAGCGGCAACGAACTTTCCCTGCGTGCGAAATGCGACGGATTCAGCCTCGAAGAACTCAGACTCGGCGTGCAAAAAGCCCATGCCGTCAAAGCGAAAGTTTATTATTGCCTCAACGCCATGCCGTATGACAGACAGCTCGGCGATGTTGTCGGCATGCTCAAAGCCTTGCCGGAAACAGGCGTTGACGCGCTTATCATTGCGGACCCCGGCGTGCTTTGGCTTGCCAAAAAACATTGTCCGGACCTTGAAATCCACCTTTCCACCCAAGCCCATTCCGTCAACTCCGCCGCCGTGGAATTTTGGAAGGAAACCGGCGTGCAGCGGATAAATCTGGCACGCGAACTCGGCAAAGACGATATGACAAACATCATCAGACAATTTCCGGACATGGAATTTGAAATTTTCGTGCACGGCGCAATGTGCCTCGCCCTTTCCGGTCATTGCCTCATGTCCGCATGGATCAACAAAAGACCCGCCAATTTGGGGCAATGCACCCAGCCCTGCCGTTTTGAATACCGCGGCAAAAAGTTCAATGAAATTTCCCTTACCGTCGAAGAAAGACAGCGTCAGGGCGAAGACTGCTGGGACATCGAACAAGGCTCCGATTTCAGCGCCATTTTCGCTCCCTCCGATTTATGCCTTGTTCCGTTCATGGACGAACTTGTCACCATGCAGCCTGCTTCCTTGAAAATCGAAGGCAGAACAAAAAGCCCCTCCTATGTGGCGCAAGTCACGGACATTTACAGGACAGCCCTTGATCTTGCCTGCCAAAAACAAGGAATAGAACCCAAATTTCAACCGAAGCGGGATATCGGCAAAGAAGAATTCATGCTCGAACTTTTTAACAGCTCCGGCAAAAATCCGCGTCCTTTGTCCACCGGCTTCTTCCTTCCGGAACGCAAAGACAGAAAAGCGCCGGCAGACTATGTTCCCCGCCCCATTGTGGCAAGGCTCGGCAAAGAAATCAAACCTCTTTTTTATGAAGTCGATGTGCGCAGCACATGGAGCAATGAAAAAAACGCCTCCCTTCTCCTGCCCTGCATGGAAAGACCCCGCATAGACCGCTCCGGCTACACGCTTTATAACCACGCCCAAAAGCAGGTCGATACCCTGCATCCGGGACTCAAAGGA
- a CDS encoding EAL domain-containing protein codes for MKQQKQKVLVVDDQQINRMLLSKILDSRYTVLQAENGLEAFNVLERERESIQVILLDLVMPVMDGFTFLEKVKNSPFASIPIIVASQANENDSELKALEMGAVDFVTKPYSPSIILQRIINTIAMRENAILRNTAERDFLTKLYNKETFYQKVSEQIHEDADTVYSLIYFDIERFKVVNDFFSEQKGDELLVYLADIVRSFSGDVNYFGARLNADCYCVCMPHDKVNELRFANFAMSLLDNFPVSLKIKINFGVFVINDINIPVSIMCDRAKLALKSIVGKYDTFIGYYNDAMHKALMEEQEIAGEMNTALRNKEFVIYIQPKFDLNTFGVIGAETLVRWKHPEKGLIPPIKFIPIFEKNGFITELDMYIFEEVCKTLRGLLDKNVPIVPVSVNLSRADIYKPDLCEFIVDVMARNNLDHHLIEFEITETSYTQDSEQLINIVNRLRELGFAISMDDFGTGYSSLNMLSEVPVDVLKIDMRFLKNFNDADVKSKNIIHFIVYMAKWLNLPVIAEGVETLEQVEYLRSVGCYNGQGYFFAKPFPIEEYEERVSNVTFAAPAVSYNIEDIIPVNDLWNVNSRFSRLFNSFACPLTLMELKGDNLELIRANKCFYNEILPCTQAFSNASCHALEFIIPEDRQKVLEELQQIDENNPWQKCVIRIKSPDTGNVFWHCARFSYLQKTNDSKLFVLHISNITDYKNKELLYGLQEERINAVFEYTKSAVIDVNISDKQFRLNKVCAGLLNMDERVSHYAELVENYAFPFEQKDEVLALFEAVFEGRRQEKPLLVSFIRKETARVWYELKYKLLPMDGDPQLAVVYLENVTHKIIRKEIFEHEMEFRDSVIGKNLNYIEFELTKKIVLRNSANFLANIGYTKDHSVDEFFAKVGNTLIHPEDKLKFLQVMNADSFNDLLLTENKKFCFECRYLNLGDFKWIRVNLDIVASPDNSEITAFCYLEELGEEYAVANIEGMRSRRDTMTGFHSEELFAKVITNYFEQYNSGLGALFYINLSEKYSGSNCPKRSSNYSIVSMSNILRQSFRSNDLIAKIGEYSFAVLLQTVPGEDIVLQRAQELCDGMNAYNEKDFSDKIIGNVGCIMLQGQNSYQLAMENVKTACQLARQQGVNTSYLLKE; via the coding sequence ATGAAACAACAAAAACAAAAAGTTTTAGTCGTTGATGATCAGCAAATAAACAGAATGCTTTTGTCTAAGATATTGGATAGCCGCTATACCGTATTGCAGGCGGAAAACGGGCTGGAAGCATTCAATGTTCTTGAAAGGGAAAGGGAATCCATCCAAGTCATTCTTCTTGACCTTGTCATGCCTGTCATGGACGGGTTCACTTTTTTGGAAAAAGTCAAAAATTCCCCCTTTGCCAGTATTCCCATAATCGTTGCTTCCCAGGCAAACGAAAACGATTCCGAACTGAAAGCTCTTGAAATGGGCGCTGTGGACTTTGTGACGAAGCCTTATTCTCCGAGCATTATTTTGCAGCGTATCATCAATACCATCGCAATGCGCGAGAACGCTATTTTAAGAAATACCGCGGAACGGGATTTTCTGACCAAATTATATAATAAGGAAACGTTTTATCAAAAAGTTTCCGAGCAGATCCACGAAGACGCGGATACGGTCTATTCGCTGATTTATTTCGATATTGAAAGGTTTAAGGTCGTCAATGATTTCTTCAGCGAGCAAAAGGGCGATGAGCTCCTGGTTTATCTCGCCGATATTGTCCGTTCTTTTTCCGGAGATGTGAACTATTTCGGGGCGAGGCTCAATGCCGACTGTTATTGCGTCTGCATGCCCCATGACAAGGTGAATGAACTGCGTTTTGCAAACTTCGCCATGTCGCTTTTGGATAATTTCCCCGTCAGTTTGAAAATCAAAATCAATTTTGGCGTTTTTGTCATCAATGACATCAACATTCCGGTAAGCATCATGTGCGACAGGGCGAAGCTCGCTTTGAAAAGCATTGTGGGCAAATATGACACCTTTATCGGGTATTATAACGACGCAATGCACAAAGCCCTCATGGAAGAGCAGGAAATCGCCGGCGAAATGAATACGGCGTTGCGGAACAAGGAATTTGTCATTTATATCCAGCCCAAGTTCGATCTGAATACGTTCGGCGTGATCGGGGCGGAAACGCTTGTGCGCTGGAAACACCCGGAAAAAGGGCTTATTCCGCCTATCAAGTTCATTCCTATCTTTGAGAAAAACGGTTTCATCACGGAACTTGACATGTATATTTTCGAGGAAGTGTGCAAGACGCTCCGCGGTCTGCTCGATAAAAACGTGCCAATCGTTCCCGTGAGCGTGAACCTTTCCCGCGCCGATATTTATAAACCCGATCTCTGCGAATTTATTGTGGATGTCATGGCGAGAAACAACCTTGATCACCATCTCATCGAGTTTGAGATTACGGAAACTTCCTATACGCAGGATTCGGAACAGCTTATCAATATCGTCAACAGACTGCGCGAACTCGGCTTCGCCATTTCGATGGACGATTTCGGCACCGGCTATTCTTCCTTGAATATGCTCAGCGAGGTGCCTGTCGATGTTTTGAAAATCGATATGCGTTTCCTAAAAAACTTCAACGACGCGGATGTGAAGTCCAAAAACATCATTCATTTTATCGTTTATATGGCTAAATGGCTTAATCTGCCCGTTATCGCCGAAGGGGTCGAAACCTTGGAGCAGGTCGAATACCTGCGCAGCGTCGGCTGTTACAACGGGCAGGGGTATTTCTTCGCAAAGCCGTTCCCCATTGAGGAATATGAAGAGCGCGTGAGCAATGTCACGTTTGCGGCTCCCGCTGTTTCTTATAACATCGAGGATATTATTCCTGTCAACGATTTATGGAATGTGAACTCCCGTTTCAGCCGGCTTTTCAATTCTTTCGCCTGTCCGCTGACATTGATGGAGCTGAAAGGCGATAATTTGGAATTAATCCGTGCCAACAAATGTTTTTACAATGAAATTCTGCCTTGCACACAGGCATTTTCCAATGCGTCATGCCATGCTTTGGAGTTCATCATACCTGAAGACAGGCAAAAAGTTTTGGAAGAACTGCAGCAAATCGACGAGAACAATCCATGGCAAAAATGTGTCATCCGTATAAAATCACCGGATACCGGCAATGTTTTTTGGCACTGCGCGCGGTTCAGTTATCTGCAAAAAACCAATGACAGCAAGCTTTTTGTTCTGCATATCAGCAATATCACCGATTACAAGAACAAGGAGCTGCTTTACGGATTGCAGGAAGAAAGGATAAACGCCGTTTTCGAGTATACGAAATCAGCCGTTATTGATGTGAACATATCGGACAAGCAGTTCCGTTTAAATAAGGTGTGCGCCGGACTTCTGAATATGGACGAGCGTGTTTCCCATTATGCGGAGCTTGTGGAAAACTATGCTTTTCCTTTTGAGCAGAAAGACGAAGTGCTCGCCCTTTTCGAGGCTGTTTTCGAGGGCAGGAGACAGGAAAAGCCTCTTCTTGTTTCTTTTATCCGCAAAGAAACAGCCCGTGTCTGGTATGAGCTTAAATACAAACTGCTTCCTATGGACGGCGATCCTCAGCTGGCTGTCGTTTACCTTGAAAATGTGACGCATAAGATCATACGCAAAGAAATTTTCGAACACGAAATGGAATTTAGGGATTCCGTCATCGGGAAAAATTTAAATTATATCGAATTTGAGCTGACGAAAAAAATCGTTTTGCGCAATTCTGCGAATTTCTTGGCGAATATCGGCTATACAAAAGACCATTCCGTGGATGAGTTTTTCGCCAAAGTCGGAAACACGCTTATCCATCCCGAAGATAAATTGAAATTTTTGCAGGTTATGAATGCGGATTCTTTCAATGATTTGCTTTTGACGGAAAATAAGAAGTTCTGTTTTGAATGCCGTTATTTGAATTTGGGTGATTTCAAATGGATACGGGTGAATCTGGATATTGTCGCTTCTCCCGACAATTCCGAAATCACGGCTTTTTGTTATCTTGAAGAGCTCGGGGAAGAATATGCCGTTGCGAACATCGAAGGCATGCGCTCCAGACGGGACACGATGACAGGATTTCATTCCGAAGAACTTTTCGCAAAGGTTATAACCAATTATTTTGAACAGTATAATTCCGGGCTTGGCGCTTTGTTTTATATCAATTTGTCGGAAAAATATTCCGGTTCGAATTGTCCGAAACGTTCTTCCAATTATTCTATTGTTTCCATGTCCAATATTTTGCGCCAATCGTTCAGGAGCAATGATCTTATTGCGAAAATCGGAGAATATTCCTTTGCGGTTCTTTTGCAGACCGTTCCGGGCGAGGATATTGTTCTGCAAAGGGCGCAGGAATTGTGCGACGGCATGAATGCGTATAATGAAAAAGATTTTTCCGATAAGATTATCGGAAATGTCGGCTGTATCATGCTTCAGGGACAAAATTCATACCAGCTTGCTATGGAAAATGTGAAGACCGCTTGCCAACTGGCCAGGCAGCAAGGAGTTAATACTTCATATTTGTTGAAAGAGTAG
- a CDS encoding Hpt domain-containing protein, producing MINKLRDWGCDVEEALERFVNDQELYCTCFSMFLADDSFNALKQSVECGNCKASFEACHTLKGVAGNLGAGPLYAEICVLTEKLRSGNLDDAMHHVENIFKYRDEALNLIAG from the coding sequence ATGATTAATAAGTTACGTGATTGGGGCTGTGATGTTGAAGAGGCTTTGGAACGTTTCGTTAATGATCAAGAATTGTATTGCACCTGTTTTTCCATGTTCCTTGCCGATGACTCTTTTAATGCCTTGAAACAAAGTGTTGAATGCGGAAATTGCAAAGCTTCCTTTGAAGCCTGCCATACGCTCAAGGGCGTGGCGGGAAATTTGGGCGCAGGTCCGCTATATGCCGAAATTTGTGTTTTGACGGAAAAGCTCAGGTCCGGCAATCTGGATGACGCGATGCATCACGTGGAAAATATTTTCAAATACCGTGATGAGGCATTGAATTTGATAGCGGGATAA
- a CDS encoding DHH family phosphoesterase, whose translation MKICADAKNILEILKRHTDIVVTMHANPDGDAVGSALGLAWFLRESLRKNVCIYNESDFPNWLSFLPVPCAYVTDFREIPFSAPLVVMLDAGETQRFGEKFPPYLEGKKSVCIDHHLGDTRIATEYNWIDPSMAATGQMVAQIVYAENEKTFEEAAKALYVALSCDTGNFTFGNTSSECIQCLARLVETPLALSPIREAMDNTWTVRKLHFWGKLFSMVRFAFDEQLAFIAVPQEMYAEYGVSKEDLEGFVEQMRKVRTVRIALLMREEMKNDSPFIKISMRSTGDDDVRGILTRFNGGGHKNAAGAGVFGTPEQVYAMLYPHIGNVLQK comes from the coding sequence ATGAAGATTTGTGCGGATGCGAAAAATATTTTGGAAATTCTTAAGCGGCATACGGATATTGTTGTGACCATGCATGCGAACCCTGACGGGGACGCTGTCGGCTCCGCTCTCGGTTTGGCATGGTTTTTGCGGGAAAGCCTGCGGAAAAATGTCTGCATTTATAATGAAAGCGATTTTCCGAACTGGCTTTCCTTTTTGCCCGTGCCTTGCGCTTACGTTACGGATTTTCGGGAAATTCCTTTTTCCGCTCCGCTTGTTGTCATGCTTGATGCCGGTGAAACGCAGCGTTTCGGTGAAAAGTTTCCGCCGTATCTGGAAGGAAAAAAAAGCGTCTGTATCGACCACCATTTAGGTGATACGAGGATTGCGACGGAATACAACTGGATAGATCCGTCAATGGCGGCGACAGGGCAGATGGTTGCGCAAATTGTTTACGCCGAGAATGAAAAGACTTTCGAAGAAGCGGCAAAAGCCCTTTATGTCGCTTTAAGCTGCGATACGGGCAATTTCACTTTCGGCAACACAAGTTCGGAATGTATCCAATGCCTTGCGCGATTGGTGGAAACACCGCTCGCTCTTTCTCCGATCAGGGAGGCGATGGATAACACATGGACAGTGCGGAAACTGCATTTTTGGGGCAAGCTTTTCAGCATGGTGCGGTTCGCTTTTGATGAACAGCTCGCTTTTATTGCGGTTCCGCAGGAAATGTATGCAGAATACGGCGTGTCAAAAGAAGATTTGGAAGGGTTTGTCGAGCAGATGCGCAAAGTCAGAACTGTGCGTATCGCTCTTTTAATGCGTGAAGAAATGAAAAACGATTCCCCTTTTATTAAAATAAGCATGCGTTCAACAGGCGATGACGATGTCCGCGGAATTTTGACGCGGTTTAATGGCGGAGGGCATAAAAATGCCGCCGGCGCGGGTGTTTTTGGAACACCGGAACAGGTTTATGCCATGCTTTATCCCCATATCGGGAATGTCTTGCAAAAATAA
- the dapA gene encoding 4-hydroxy-tetrahydrodipicolinate synthase encodes MLKGAISALVLPFKNGHIDEEAYREFIEWQIEQGIDGLVPCGTTGESATLSHEEHEKAIRICIEQAKKRVPVIAGCGSNNTAEAVRLTQFAKSAGADAALLISPYYNKPTQEGIFLHYQAVSREVSFPFLVYNVPGRTGSNVTAETMARMYHQIPDMIGVKEATGNLVQISNMLEKTDENFILLSGDDSTVLATLALGGKGTISVTSNVMPKKVHELCEAWEKGNANEAKRLHYYLEPLNRAMFVETNPIPVKTALFLMGKMSAEFRLPLCDMREATLAVLKKIMQDMKLI; translated from the coding sequence ATGCTGAAAGGTGCAATTTCCGCTTTGGTTCTGCCGTTCAAAAACGGACATATTGACGAAGAAGCGTATCGTGAGTTTATTGAATGGCAAATCGAGCAAGGCATTGACGGGCTTGTTCCCTGCGGGACAACCGGGGAATCGGCGACGCTCAGCCATGAGGAACATGAAAAAGCGATTAGGATTTGCATTGAACAAGCGAAAAAGCGTGTTCCGGTTATTGCAGGCTGCGGCTCGAATAATACTGCCGAGGCTGTTCGCCTGACACAGTTTGCAAAATCCGCCGGAGCGGACGCCGCCCTTTTGATCAGCCCTTATTACAACAAGCCCACCCAAGAGGGAATATTCCTGCATTATCAGGCTGTGAGCAGGGAAGTTTCTTTTCCGTTTTTGGTTTACAATGTTCCGGGGCGTACAGGCTCCAACGTGACGGCTGAAACCATGGCGCGCATGTATCATCAGATTCCGGATATGATAGGGGTCAAGGAAGCTACGGGAAACTTGGTGCAGATTTCAAATATGCTTGAAAAAACAGATGAAAATTTTATTCTTTTATCCGGAGATGATTCCACGGTGCTTGCGACGCTCGCTCTTGGCGGAAAAGGCACAATTTCCGTCACTTCAAACGTCATGCCGAAAAAAGTGCATGAACTTTGCGAGGCATGGGAAAAAGGAAACGCGAACGAGGCAAAACGCCTGCATTATTATCTGGAACCGCTGAACAGGGCTATGTTTGTTGAAACAAACCCCATTCCGGTTAAAACCGCCCTTTTCCTTATGGGCAAAATGAGCGCGGAATTTCGTTTGCCTTTGTGCGATATGCGGGAAGCGACGCTGGCGGTTCTGAAAAAGATCATGCAGGATATGAAATTGATTTAG
- the lpdA gene encoding dihydrolipoyl dehydrogenase, which yields MSKRITVIGAGPGGYTAAFDAAKKGASVTLIEAKWLGGTCLNCGCIPTKTLKSSAEAYETIHQAKEYGINVAGEATVDMPAVIARKEKVSSVLRGGLEKTAAQLKVNLIMGTAKVISANLVEVTKADGSVEKVESDDIIIATGSSPLNLPSLPVDHKYILSSDDALLLQYVPKSIIIVGGGVIGSELAMVFNTFGSKVTIIEGADRVLPVPSLDEEMSKILTREMKKAGIKTEVRRVVESVEIVDGKVKAKVVDSPFCPPATPGEPAFAEADVVISAVGRSANSKGLGLEEIGMELNRGYIVANEYLETSIPHIWAIGDILGPAKIMLAHMAVAEGLTVVQNILGDKKVAQDYSVVPSAVFVTPEIGTVGASELQLKKQGLVEGTDYKVEIFQFRELGKAQAMGQLAGAFKLIVDCKTNKVLGAHLAGAHSSDIIAEVTMAMQMGATVADIAHTIHSHPTLAEGVFEAAHRML from the coding sequence ATGAGTAAACGTATCACTGTCATCGGTGCGGGTCCCGGAGGATATACCGCTGCATTCGACGCTGCAAAAAAAGGTGCGAGCGTTACCCTTATCGAAGCGAAATGGCTTGGCGGCACATGCCTCAACTGCGGCTGCATTCCCACAAAAACTTTGAAGTCTTCTGCCGAAGCGTATGAAACCATTCACCAAGCTAAAGAATACGGCATCAATGTTGCCGGTGAAGCGACTGTCGACATGCCGGCAGTAATCGCCCGCAAAGAAAAGGTTTCTTCCGTTCTTCGCGGCGGTCTGGAAAAAACAGCCGCACAGCTTAAAGTCAACCTTATCATGGGAACCGCCAAAGTTATCAGCGCAAACCTTGTTGAAGTCACCAAAGCCGACGGCTCCGTTGAAAAAGTGGAAAGCGATGACATCATTATCGCAACCGGCTCTTCCCCGCTCAACCTTCCCAGCCTTCCTGTCGACCACAAATACATTCTTTCTTCCGATGATGCCCTCCTTCTCCAATATGTGCCTAAAAGCATTATCATTGTAGGCGGCGGCGTTATCGGTTCCGAACTTGCGATGGTCTTCAATACTTTTGGTTCAAAAGTAACCATCATCGAAGGCGCCGACAGAGTTCTTCCCGTTCCGAGCCTTGACGAAGAAATGAGCAAAATTCTTACCCGTGAAATGAAAAAAGCCGGTATCAAAACCGAAGTCAGACGTGTTGTTGAATCCGTTGAAATCGTTGACGGCAAAGTTAAAGCAAAAGTTGTGGACTCTCCTTTCTGTCCGCCGGCAACTCCGGGCGAACCGGCATTTGCGGAAGCTGACGTTGTTATTTCCGCTGTTGGCCGTTCTGCAAACAGCAAAGGTCTCGGACTTGAAGAAATCGGTATGGAACTCAACCGCGGCTATATCGTAGCAAACGAATACCTTGAAACCAGTATTCCTCATATCTGGGCTATTGGTGATATTTTGGGACCTGCCAAAATCATGCTTGCACACATGGCTGTTGCCGAAGGTTTGACAGTTGTTCAGAATATCCTCGGTGACAAGAAAGTTGCACAAGATTACAGCGTTGTTCCTTCCGCCGTATTTGTCACCCCTGAAATCGGCACTGTCGGTGCTTCCGAACTCCAACTCAAGAAACAAGGTCTTGTCGAAGGTACCGACTACAAAGTCGAAATCTTCCAATTCCGCGAACTTGGCAAAGCCCAAGCAATGGGTCAGCTTGCCGGCGCATTCAAACTTATTGTCGACTGCAAAACCAATAAAGTTCTCGGTGCCCACCTTGCAGGCGCCCACTCTTCCGATATTATCGCGGAAGTCACCATGGCAATGCAAATGGGCGCAACAGTTGCGGATATCGCCCACACCATTCACTCCCACCCAACCCTTGCGGAAGGCGTGTTTGAAGCCGCACACAGAATGTTATAA
- a CDS encoding OsmC family protein — MALFKSEYLGDLQVTCTNTVSGASITTDAFLGYQNKGDLLNPIDLCVASLCCCSLSMVGTYADNHEIDIDGAYSECDYEVAVNPKRITKITLTFVMPKDKEYSDKEKMMLEKVAVSCGVHHSLSHDIEQVFHFSW, encoded by the coding sequence ATGGCACTTTTTAAATCAGAATATCTTGGCGATTTGCAAGTAACCTGCACAAATACCGTAAGCGGCGCTTCCATTACCACCGATGCTTTCCTCGGTTATCAAAATAAGGGTGATTTGCTGAACCCTATCGACCTTTGCGTTGCGTCTTTGTGCTGCTGCTCCCTTTCAATGGTTGGCACGTATGCAGATAACCATGAAATTGATATTGACGGAGCATATTCTGAATGTGATTATGAAGTTGCTGTTAATCCTAAGCGCATTACCAAAATCACCCTTACTTTCGTAATGCCTAAGGATAAAGAATATTCTGACAAAGAAAAAATGATGCTTGAAAAAGTTGCTGTTTCCTGCGGCGTACACCATAGCTTAAGCCATGATATTGAACAAGTTTTCCATTTTAGCTGGTAA
- the gcvH gene encoding glycine cleavage system protein GcvH: MKTLDKIVLPDDRRYTDEHIWIKKDGDSYLCGISDFAQDQLGEVVYIELPSAGDTFDAGVPYGEVESIKSVNKLFTPVKAEVIAANTALEDAPATLNEDCYTKAWIVRLKVENEADIDGLLTADAYRAFLNK; encoded by the coding sequence ATGAAAACTTTAGACAAAATCGTATTGCCTGACGACCGTCGTTATACCGATGAACACATTTGGATCAAAAAAGACGGTGACAGCTATCTCTGCGGTATCAGCGACTTCGCTCAAGACCAATTAGGCGAAGTGGTTTACATTGAACTTCCTTCCGCAGGCGACACATTCGATGCCGGCGTTCCTTACGGTGAAGTTGAATCCATTAAAAGCGTAAACAAACTTTTCACCCCTGTAAAAGCCGAAGTTATCGCCGCAAATACCGCATTGGAAGACGCTCCTGCAACCTTGAACGAAGACTGCTACACAAAAGCTTGGATTGTCCGCTTAAAAGTTGAAAACGAAGCCGATATCGACGGTCTTTTAACCGCTGACGCATACCGCGCTTTCTTGAATAAATAA